One part of the Anguilla anguilla isolate fAngAng1 chromosome 11, fAngAng1.pri, whole genome shotgun sequence genome encodes these proteins:
- the ptgis gene encoding prostacyclin synthase isoform X2 — MKEKHGDIFTVCVAGHYVTVLLDPSSYDAVLQDTVSLDFHRYAQVVTQKVFCLRLPSSCAAAQRAWMEQHFEGEGLARLGKIMQENVRALLSSPEILQNPTDWKKEGLFSFCYRLLFKAGYFTLFGKEHGNNCDELNAVYKEYRKFDSLLVKIVRSTLKSGEKQTASELREQLWLRLLAGKAKSGCWQQSYRQFLREEGADEETQARAMLLQLWTTQCNAGPAAFWFLGFLLTNPEAMDAVMREINSLSLLAGTQPCLPVDKLQNTPVFDSTLSEMLRLTAAVTINREVLQAKTLRLADGREYGLRRGDRVLVFPYLSPQMDPEIHREPEKFKYDRFLNADGTEKTDFFKNGRRLKYYTMPWGAGNNTCVGRHFAVSGIKAFIFMVLTCLDLELCDPDCSMPPVNPSRYGFGMLQPDGDLEILYRMKRHRNTTEGRT; from the exons ATGAAGGAGAAACATGGTGACATTTTCACG GTGTGTGTTGCTGGGCACtatgtgactgtgctgctggaCCCAAGCTCTTACGATGCTGTCCTCCAGGACACCGTTTCGTTGGACTTTCACCGCTATGCCCAGGTGGTGACGCAGAAAGTCTTCTGCCTGCGTCTGCCCAGCAGCTGCGCTGCTGCACAGAGAGCCTGGATGGAGCA ACACTTTGAAGGAGAAGGTCTGGCTCGCCTGGGCAAAATCATGCAAGAGAACGTCCGTGCTCTGCTCTCCTCGCCTGAGATTCTCCAGAACCCGACGGACTGGAAAAAGGAGGGCCTCTTCAGCTTCTGTTATAGACTGCTCTTCAA ggCTGGATATTTCACCTTGTTTGGCAAGGAACACGGCAACAACTGTGACGAGCTGAATGCAGTCTATAAGGAATACCGAAAATTTGACAGCCTGCTGGTAAAGATTGTACGGTCAACGCTTAAGTCAG gTGAAAAGCAGACGGCCAGTGAACTGCGTGAGCAGCTGTGGCTCCGGCTGTTGGCAGGGAAGGCGAAGTCTGGCTGCTGGCAGCAGAGCTACCGTCAGTTCCtgcgggaggagggggcggacgAGGAGACGCAGGCCAGGGCGATGCTGCTGCAGCTCTGGACCACACAG TGTAATGCAGGACCTGCTGCCTTCTGGTTTTTGGGGTTCCTTCTGACCAACCCTGAGGCCATGGATGCAGTGATGAGGGAAATCAACAGCCTCTCGCTACTGGCGGGAACACAACCGTGTCTCCCCGTGGACAAACTACAGAACACACCAGTATTTG ACAGCACCCTGAGTGAGATGCTAAGGCTCACCGCCGCAGTCACCATCAACAGAGAGGTTCTGCAGGCCAAGACTCTGCGCCTGGCGGACGGCCGGGAGTACGGCCTCAGGCGCGGGGATCGCGTACTTGTCTTCCCCTACCTCAGCCCCCAGATGGACCCCGAGATCCACCGGGAGCCAGAG AAATTCAAGTACGACAGGTTCCTGAACGCAGACGGGACAGAGAAGACAGACTTTTTCAAAAACGGGAGGAGACTGAAATACTACACCATGCCGTGGGGTGCCGGGAATAACACTTGTGTCGGCAGGCACTTTGCAGTCAGCGGAATCAAAGC GTTCATATTTATGGTGCTGACTTGCCTGGACCTGGAGCTGTGTGACCCGGACTGCAGCATGCCACCAGTGAACCCCAGCCGCTATGGATTCGGCATGCTTCAGCCAGACGGGGACCTGGAGATCCTCTACAGGATGAAAAGACACAGGAACACGACAGAGGGACGAACATAA
- the ptgis gene encoding prostacyclin synthase isoform X1, protein MIFMTFILISGLLVLYLIACTRSRSKNEPPLDKGLIPWLGHALEFGKDAAKFLARMKEKHGDIFTVCVAGHYVTVLLDPSSYDAVLQDTVSLDFHRYAQVVTQKVFCLRLPSSCAAAQRAWMEQHFEGEGLARLGKIMQENVRALLSSPEILQNPTDWKKEGLFSFCYRLLFKAGYFTLFGKEHGNNCDELNAVYKEYRKFDSLLVKIVRSTLKSGEKQTASELREQLWLRLLAGKAKSGCWQQSYRQFLREEGADEETQARAMLLQLWTTQCNAGPAAFWFLGFLLTNPEAMDAVMREINSLSLLAGTQPCLPVDKLQNTPVFDSTLSEMLRLTAAVTINREVLQAKTLRLADGREYGLRRGDRVLVFPYLSPQMDPEIHREPEKFKYDRFLNADGTEKTDFFKNGRRLKYYTMPWGAGNNTCVGRHFAVSGIKAFIFMVLTCLDLELCDPDCSMPPVNPSRYGFGMLQPDGDLEILYRMKRHRNTTEGRT, encoded by the exons ATgatttttatgacatttatcCTAATCTCGGGACTCCTCGTTCTCTATTTAATTGCGTGCACTCGGTCGAG ATCAAAGAATGAACCACCTTTAGACAAAGGCCTTATTCCTTGGCTGGGCCATGCGCTTGAATTTGGAAAAGATGCTGCCAAGTTTCTAGCGCGAATGAAGGAGAAACATGGTGACATTTTCACG GTGTGTGTTGCTGGGCACtatgtgactgtgctgctggaCCCAAGCTCTTACGATGCTGTCCTCCAGGACACCGTTTCGTTGGACTTTCACCGCTATGCCCAGGTGGTGACGCAGAAAGTCTTCTGCCTGCGTCTGCCCAGCAGCTGCGCTGCTGCACAGAGAGCCTGGATGGAGCA ACACTTTGAAGGAGAAGGTCTGGCTCGCCTGGGCAAAATCATGCAAGAGAACGTCCGTGCTCTGCTCTCCTCGCCTGAGATTCTCCAGAACCCGACGGACTGGAAAAAGGAGGGCCTCTTCAGCTTCTGTTATAGACTGCTCTTCAA ggCTGGATATTTCACCTTGTTTGGCAAGGAACACGGCAACAACTGTGACGAGCTGAATGCAGTCTATAAGGAATACCGAAAATTTGACAGCCTGCTGGTAAAGATTGTACGGTCAACGCTTAAGTCAG gTGAAAAGCAGACGGCCAGTGAACTGCGTGAGCAGCTGTGGCTCCGGCTGTTGGCAGGGAAGGCGAAGTCTGGCTGCTGGCAGCAGAGCTACCGTCAGTTCCtgcgggaggagggggcggacgAGGAGACGCAGGCCAGGGCGATGCTGCTGCAGCTCTGGACCACACAG TGTAATGCAGGACCTGCTGCCTTCTGGTTTTTGGGGTTCCTTCTGACCAACCCTGAGGCCATGGATGCAGTGATGAGGGAAATCAACAGCCTCTCGCTACTGGCGGGAACACAACCGTGTCTCCCCGTGGACAAACTACAGAACACACCAGTATTTG ACAGCACCCTGAGTGAGATGCTAAGGCTCACCGCCGCAGTCACCATCAACAGAGAGGTTCTGCAGGCCAAGACTCTGCGCCTGGCGGACGGCCGGGAGTACGGCCTCAGGCGCGGGGATCGCGTACTTGTCTTCCCCTACCTCAGCCCCCAGATGGACCCCGAGATCCACCGGGAGCCAGAG AAATTCAAGTACGACAGGTTCCTGAACGCAGACGGGACAGAGAAGACAGACTTTTTCAAAAACGGGAGGAGACTGAAATACTACACCATGCCGTGGGGTGCCGGGAATAACACTTGTGTCGGCAGGCACTTTGCAGTCAGCGGAATCAAAGC GTTCATATTTATGGTGCTGACTTGCCTGGACCTGGAGCTGTGTGACCCGGACTGCAGCATGCCACCAGTGAACCCCAGCCGCTATGGATTCGGCATGCTTCAGCCAGACGGGGACCTGGAGATCCTCTACAGGATGAAAAGACACAGGAACACGACAGAGGGACGAACATAA